Proteins from one Ramlibacter sp. PS4R-6 genomic window:
- a CDS encoding arylesterase, which translates to MSEVQWRRRHFIAAVLAGGYAAAFAAPARTILVVGDSLSAEYGLARGSGWVALLEKRLAGQKSPAKVVNASISGDTTSGGRSRLPALLAQHKPDVVVIELGGNDALRGLPLQMTEDNLARMTQDAQKAGARVLLVGVQVPPNYGADYSRRFEALFGKVAKDHKAAAVPSIIAGIADAPNAPELFQADRIHPVAKAHPRMLDNVWPGLKKLL; encoded by the coding sequence ATGTCGGAAGTTCAGTGGCGCCGCCGCCACTTTATCGCGGCGGTGTTAGCCGGCGGTTATGCGGCCGCTTTCGCCGCCCCCGCACGGACGATCCTGGTGGTGGGCGACTCCCTCAGCGCCGAATACGGCCTGGCCCGCGGTTCGGGCTGGGTGGCGCTGCTGGAGAAGCGCCTGGCCGGGCAGAAATCGCCCGCGAAGGTGGTCAACGCCAGCATCAGCGGCGACACGACCTCGGGCGGCCGCTCGCGGCTGCCGGCCCTGCTGGCGCAGCACAAGCCCGACGTCGTCGTCATCGAGCTGGGCGGCAACGACGCCCTGCGAGGCCTGCCCCTGCAGATGACCGAGGACAACCTGGCGCGCATGACGCAGGACGCGCAGAAAGCCGGCGCGCGGGTGCTGCTGGTCGGCGTGCAGGTGCCGCCGAACTATGGCGCGGACTATTCGCGGCGCTTCGAGGCGCTTTTCGGCAAGGTCGCGAAGGACCACAAGGCGGCGGCGGTGCCGTCCATCATCGCCGGCATCGCGGATGCGCCGAATGCACCGGAACTGTTCCAGGCCGACCGCATCCACCCGGTGGCCAAGGCCCACCCGCGCATGCTCGACAACGTCTGGCCCGGGCTGAAGAAGCTGCTATGA
- the mnmH gene encoding tRNA 2-selenouridine(34) synthase MnmH, which yields MTVQAISAADAIARLADFDTVIDARSEDEFAEDHLPGAVNWPSLDNAQRKEIGTVYKQVSPFEAKKRGAAMVAANISRHIDAHVLDKPKGWKPLAYCWRGGKRSGSLALVLDQVGFRVHVVEGGYKAFRAEVLAQIPDLAHRLRFRVVCGPTGSGKTRLLHALEDLGAQVLDLEALANHRSSVLGIIPGVAQPTQKRFDTLVWEALRGFDPARPVFVESESKKVGNVAVPEALIAWMRASDCVRLELAEEERVALLMEDYDFFVKDAPLFCGRLDALVELRGKALVEGWKASVRAGDFMPVVRELLVKHYDPGYASSIQRNFKHYAQAKPVVLADRSPASMRRAALEVLKG from the coding sequence ATGACCGTGCAGGCGATCAGCGCCGCCGACGCCATCGCGCGGCTGGCCGACTTCGACACCGTCATCGACGCGCGCAGCGAGGACGAATTCGCCGAGGACCACCTGCCCGGCGCGGTGAACTGGCCGTCGCTGGACAACGCGCAGCGCAAGGAAATCGGCACGGTCTACAAGCAGGTCAGCCCCTTCGAGGCGAAGAAGCGCGGCGCCGCGATGGTCGCGGCCAACATCTCGCGGCACATCGACGCGCACGTGCTGGACAAGCCCAAGGGCTGGAAGCCGCTGGCGTACTGCTGGCGCGGCGGCAAGCGCAGCGGCTCGCTGGCGCTGGTGCTCGACCAGGTGGGCTTTCGCGTGCACGTGGTCGAAGGCGGCTACAAGGCCTTCCGCGCGGAGGTGCTGGCGCAGATCCCGGACCTGGCGCATCGCCTGCGGTTTCGCGTCGTCTGCGGGCCCACGGGCTCGGGCAAGACGCGGCTGCTGCATGCGCTCGAGGACCTGGGCGCCCAGGTGCTGGACCTGGAGGCGCTCGCCAACCACCGCAGCTCCGTGCTCGGCATCATCCCGGGCGTGGCGCAGCCCACGCAGAAGCGCTTCGACACCCTGGTGTGGGAAGCGCTGCGCGGCTTCGATCCCGCGCGGCCGGTCTTCGTGGAAAGCGAGAGCAAGAAGGTGGGCAACGTCGCCGTGCCCGAGGCGCTCATCGCCTGGATGCGCGCCAGCGACTGCGTGCGGCTGGAACTGGCCGAGGAGGAGCGCGTGGCGCTGCTCATGGAGGACTACGACTTCTTCGTGAAGGACGCCCCTCTTTTCTGCGGCCGGCTCGATGCGCTGGTGGAGTTGCGCGGCAAGGCGCTGGTCGAGGGATGGAAGGCCAGCGTGCGCGCCGGCGACTTCATGCCGGTGGTGCGCGAACTGCTCGTGAAGCACTACGACCCGGGCTATGCGTCGTCGATCCAGCGCAACTTCAAGCACTATGCGCAGGCGAAGCCCGTGGTGCTGGCGGACCGCTCGCCGGCGTCGATGCGGCGCGCGGCGCTGGAGGTCCTGAAAGGCTAG